The DNA window GGAAAACCACACTTTCTTAATAAGAAAAATGATGCAACTGTAGTAGACATAGAATATACAGTTCATAACGGAACTGAATCAGACACACCATCTGTGGAGAATTTACTTTGAGTTGGCCCTCAGTTCAATCAGTCAGTGAAGGACAACATGTTGccaggagacaaagagagatcaTTCCGAGTGTGtattcacaaaactagaaacgcAGACGTCCTGTGACACAATTGAAACTTCATCATCTCTGGATTTGTTTTGCAATTCACAATGTTTGCACCatgttattttaaacacatgACTGTTGTTCTGTTGCGATTACAGCTGTAGAAGTGAAACAGTGACACCTTACAAACAGGTGTGGAAACAGGTGTGGAAACAGGTGTGGAAACAGGTGTGGAAAGGGAATGTGCAACTTACTCTTGTGAGATCTGATCATTCGGTCGGATTTGATAGAGGCATCTTTAACACGGTTATGGTACTCCAAAAGGAATGTCTTCTCATGTTCAAAGAAGTCATCTACATCCTTTATTCAAACCGGAGAGTATAAGGGGAAAATATTTGAGCACCAAAAATTTCATTTGATTATGTTTCACAAATGTACAACATTTTGTGTCAAGATATTCAGTGCATCACCCATTACATCTGTTCGAGTATTTAAAACAATTGCCAAGACAATattcaaagaaaaaacattttacatttcccCACCACACCCCATCATGCTTCCTAGATCATGTGACCTAGGTAGAACAGTGCAGGCTCACTTTCACTCCGGCCACAATGACTCCGTCTGCAGACTTCACCACGTTCTTGAAGAAATCCTCCAgtttctctttcttgtttttgcCTCGTACACTCAGCTGTCATTGTCAGGAACCAGCAAAAAAGGTGCAAAGAAAATAACCAAATTCAGAGTTTccatacaaattattttcttttttccctcatgGAATGAGATTTGCACTAAAAAAGGCAGACTCACATCCTGGTTGTACTCCAAGAACACATGAAAGTTTAAGTCTTTCCTCAGAACGGGATGTGCTGCAACGCGGCAGAGAAACACTTCGTGCATCGCCACAGTCTTCTTGAAGATGGCCAAGTATTCACTACGACACAAACACGCGTTACCTGTAGTGATGCAGAAACAAACGCAGGGCAAAGCGACTCCACTAAACATGGCAAACTGTGCTCGGCACGATGCCACACCTCTAAGTGAAAGTGACTCACGCCTCGAGCTCCTGTTTCATCTTGGTGAACTCTTCCTTGGTCATGGAGCCTTCACCTTCACCCAGCTTCTGCAGCTTCTCCCGCGACGCGTCAAAGTCCGGCCTTGGGGGGGCAGGCGGGATCTGAGAATAAAGCAGTCACCCTCATCAGGTGCCACACCATCATGTCCCACTTGCCAAAGCCTAAAACCAACAGGGCGGGTGCTGAGGGAGCACTTGCACTAATGATGTTAAATGTTTGCTGCTTTGGTCTGGACATGCACAAAGCACACAGCTGCATTTAATGTAAAGGAACGTAAATAATTAATTTGGGTTGTGATGGAACTGTATGCCTTTGTTGCCAGTAACTCTGGGTCCAAAGTATATTCCAAATGAAAGGGCAATACATCACACAGCAACAGAACAAGCCATGCTATAGAGCATGAACCCGTTCTGTGTAAAAGAATAAACCAAATTCCTGGTGccaccacaaacacattatGTTGTATTAGAAGCAGACGTTGATCTACATTTGTTAGCTATAAGTAATGCTAAATCATCGTTTTGTTGGCTGTTTCTATATGTAATCACCAggtaaaatgtccatttttccAAATTTTATTCTTTATCCAACATAGCTGGTATCTTTCCATAATAAATCCTAAGCCTCTACAGAAATTATAACAACTGTGTAGCTATGAGTAATATATAATGGCCTTCCAAAAAGAGTCTTCAGAGTGATAAATCCCCATTCTTTACAGTGGTCACTGTACTGCAATTTCAAAAACTGTCAGTGTCATTATGaaatttcccagcatgcactggaCCTTAATATTAGGGAAATTCAGCTGTGTGGTTGGGAACTGAGTTGATGCATTAGCTTGTGTTTTTCCCCTTatgaataatgaacaaaaggttttaaaggAGAAATAGGATGTTCAACCCGTCAGCTCTGAGGTCATATACATCTTAGACAAATGTGAAGACTGACAAACGTACGATAAATCCAGCATAGTCTTCATTTTCCACAAAGGAGTCATGGAGCCAGATGAACTCTTCATGTTGTCTCACCACAGAGAACTCATTCTGCTTGAAGTTAGGTAGAGTACTCTGGAGAAGCATCaaagacatacatatataaaatatacatatatacccccccacacacacacatacatatgcacacacacacacacacacacacacatacatacatacatacatacatacatacatacatacatacatacatacatacatacacacacacacaatactttcagccaaatgttcaaatgtaatttaaaggGAAGTAAGAGCAGGTTAATCAGACAATCTCAAGCCAATTTTCCAGTGTTCTTACAGACTAGAATAATATCTCTACAGAGCTCTACAGAGCTTACCTTTGTATGGACGGTGAACttcactttgtctctctcactcagagcATCTGAAATGTCCACTTGTAGTGTAGCATCAGTCTGAAGATCCACATTAACGGCTCTGGGCTGTGAACCATTTGAATCAGACTTCACAAGAAGTCAAATTTTTTTCATTGTGAATCATGAGGactatttaaaatgaatcatgCTTATATAACTTAGCACATAGCTGTAGATTTGATTTCATGCAATTCTGTTTAATTCACACTTATTAAACATGTAAGCAGTCTTTGTTACACTCATGTAGGTTACATTGTTGTTCCAGCACATATGTTCTGCAACATTTCAATAATTTGGTCTATATAAATATCCAAAGAACAAAGGGAAAACTAAAGCAAGCTAGATTTTGTAATACCAAATTCGAAAATCAAACCACGAAAATCAATCAAGGTAAGAGAATTCAGTAACATTATTGTGCCAGTGGTCACTGCCATTGTTTGACAGGTTGGAGGGCTGACTGGctcatttccccccccccccaactttcTTTTCTGGCATAAGATTCCACACAGTCTTGTGTACAGCCACAAGAGCACAAAGACCCAGAGATCTACAGCACAGCAGGACGGCCTCCTTCTAAAGAGCCGCGGCCGGGTAAACCTACTGTCAGCTGGTCACATTCGCTAATCATTATGCATACTTGTGTTTCCTACAGAATCTGGAAAGCTAACGTCTATCCAGTAGGGAGTCAACGGACTATCAGGACCTTACTAACAGCTTTTAACACTCAAGCGACATTGAACGTGACTGTCACGGCTAATGCAGCTGTGGACCTCACACCGCGGCTGACTGGAGTAATCTGTACAAAATACACATTAGGAACTGATTCGCTATGGCGAATGGGGTAGTCAGAAGGAGGGAAAACGAAAAAAAAACTtactcctctgtcctcctccgAGAGAAAATCGGGACCATCGTCCAGCCCTTCTTGCTGTAAAGAGAAAGTACATAAGGCACACAGCGCATTGTTTAGACATTAAATCTGCAGATTGGCTCTGATGAAATCGACACGGCAACCCTGCGCaattgttgattttttttgtttgtttgtttgttaaagaGAAGAAGCCCTTAGCAGGTTAGAGCAAATCTAGAAAAACCCACCATCATGGCTGCCGCGGGTGGAGTGCGAAGCTAGCGGTGTCGTGTGACGCGAGGCGGCTTCGGCAGGGCGGAGCCTCGGTCAGCGCGCACGACGGCTCAGCCACGGAGCCGTGCACTTAAAAAGGGCAAAGCAACACGTAAACAGACGAGCCAGTTATGCAGAGAAAGTGCCAAATGCTTGCATGAGAGACGCTGTGCTGGGAAGGAATCCGTACTTTGGGAAATTTGGTGCTTTAAAATGCTTGTAAAGATATTTAGAGCACACTGAGAATAAGactctttattttcattatatgtGAGTATAACCACGTTTAATTCACAGCCTTCCCGACGCagcaaaatatacatatacacatttacagCAGAAATGTGACGGCAGAATGGGCAGAAAGTAACTAGATTACAGTCTTTCACTGTCGATTACtacaatataaattaatttgatatAAATGGCAGGGTGGTCAGTGATTCGAGATTTGTGAATAACCGTGTGAATAACAACTTACATAAACAGCCGTTTGAGAGTGGATTGACTATATTTACAGGGGGCAGTATGAGCAGCAGAATAGATAAATAGATGTGAATAGATAAACAACAATGGCTTTAAAGTGGCAGTGCAGTTACACAAAAGGTGTTATAGACAGACAGTCTTGTAACAGTTACATATCCCTGCATAAGTAAATAGATTGCCTATTGAATGTGCAAAAGGAGCAGAGTAACGTTAAAAGgggatgtggtgtggtgttgtaGTCAATGATGTTACTGAAGCCACAGCTTTTGGAAAGTAGCTGTGCCTCAGCCTGTTGCTCCGTGTGCGGATAGCCACGTTCCACTTTCCAGATGGCAGCATACTGAAGAGGCAGAGACCAGGGTGTGTTGTATTCATGCTGATGCAGCCAGCCTTCTTTTGTCGGCTGCCATAGACACTGTCCAGGTTAGGAAGGTCAGTCCAAATGATCAGTTCTGACACCCTGACCAGGCAATACAGCTCTTTCCTCTCTGTGGCTGTGCAGGTGGAGTACCACACAATCACG is part of the Electrophorus electricus isolate fEleEle1 chromosome 13, fEleEle1.pri, whole genome shotgun sequence genome and encodes:
- the snx6 gene encoding sorting nexin-6 isoform X1, whose translation is MMQEGLDDGPDFLSEEDRGSDSNGSQPRAVNVDLQTDATLQVDISDALSERDKVKFTVHTKSTLPNFKQNEFSVVRQHEEFIWLHDSFVENEDYAGFIIPPAPPRPDFDASREKLQKLGEGEGSMTKEEFTKMKQELEAEYLAIFKKTVAMHEVFLCRVAAHPVLRKDLNFHVFLEYNQDLSVRGKNKKEKLEDFFKNVVKSADGVIVAGVKDVDDFFEHEKTFLLEYHNRVKDASIKSDRMIRSHKSAADDINRIASTLYTLGTQDSTDVCKFFLKVSELFEKTRKIEARVAADEDLKLADLLKYYLRESQAAKDLLYRRGRALVDYENANKALDKARAKNKDVLQAETTQQVCCQKFEKISESAKQELIDFKTRRVAAFRKNLVELAELELKHAKGNLQLLQSCLAVLKGDT
- the snx6 gene encoding sorting nexin-6 isoform X2 gives rise to the protein MMQEGLDDGPDFLSEEDRGPRAVNVDLQTDATLQVDISDALSERDKVKFTVHTKSTLPNFKQNEFSVVRQHEEFIWLHDSFVENEDYAGFIIPPAPPRPDFDASREKLQKLGEGEGSMTKEEFTKMKQELEAEYLAIFKKTVAMHEVFLCRVAAHPVLRKDLNFHVFLEYNQDLSVRGKNKKEKLEDFFKNVVKSADGVIVAGVKDVDDFFEHEKTFLLEYHNRVKDASIKSDRMIRSHKSAADDINRIASTLYTLGTQDSTDVCKFFLKVSELFEKTRKIEARVAADEDLKLADLLKYYLRESQAAKDLLYRRGRALVDYENANKALDKARAKNKDVLQAETTQQVCCQKFEKISESAKQELIDFKTRRVAAFRKNLVELAELELKHAKGNLQLLQSCLAVLKGDT